Proteins found in one Terribacillus sp. DMT04 genomic segment:
- a CDS encoding PH domain-containing protein — translation METQVKEPKFKLPKESLRVGIIGDIIFEAIILLIFAGLFVFDYLFEWPAWIGTVLIILLIASVPFGIIGYFATVIDHRNWRYDIDEEYVQLRQGAWFQKDQLIPVTKIQSVETKQGPLLRKYKLREVEIETMAGEYSIPGLPEKEAYALRNEIAAYAKAKEEDD, via the coding sequence ATGGAGACACAAGTAAAAGAACCGAAATTTAAACTGCCCAAAGAATCATTGCGGGTCGGAATTATAGGTGACATTATTTTTGAGGCGATTATTCTGCTCATTTTTGCGGGTTTATTTGTTTTTGATTATCTATTTGAGTGGCCAGCCTGGATAGGGACAGTGCTCATAATCCTGCTAATTGCTTCTGTGCCGTTTGGTATTATCGGCTATTTCGCAACGGTCATTGATCATCGTAATTGGCGCTACGACATAGATGAAGAATATGTCCAGCTGCGACAGGGAGCTTGGTTCCAAAAGGATCAGCTTATTCCCGTGACGAAGATTCAGTCAGTTGAAACAAAGCAAGGCCCATTGCTAAGGAAATATAAACTTCGGGAAGTTGAAATAGAGACGATGGCAGGCGAGTATAGTATTCCAGGGCTGCCAGAGAAGGAAGCATATGCATTGCGAAATGAAATCGCAGCGTACGCCAAAGCAAAGGAAGAGGATGACTAA
- a CDS encoding DHA2 family efflux MFS transporter permease subunit, with protein MLAILFVGAFVSFLNNSLLNVALPSIMVDLNIKDYSTVQWLATGYMLVSGVLIPASAFLVTRFSNRMLFITAMVIFTLGTALAAFAPNFGLLLTGRMIQAAGSSVMGPLLMNIMLVSFPREKRGAAMGIFGLVMITAPAIGPTLSGYIVEYYDWRVLFEMILPLAVISVLLAVWKLKNVMPQNKEATLDYLSIVLSSIGFGGLLYGFSSASSDGWTDPVVLTTLIAGAIALVIFVLRQLRIAKPLLDLRVYKHPMFALGSVISIVNAVAMFSGMILTPAYVQNVRGISPLDSGLMMLPGAIIMGLMMPITGRLFDKFGPRILAAVGLTITAVSTYMLANLQLDSSYAYIIVVYTLRMFGMSMVMMPIMTNGLNQLPTALNPHGTAVNNTAQQVSGSIGTAVLVTIMNSVTKDEATNLMAGVDPATLTETATALMTQKALLAGIHASFYVALGINILALVLALFVKRVDTSSEAVAKIEKQDVGQVKPAN; from the coding sequence ATGTTGGCGATTTTATTTGTCGGAGCGTTTGTTTCGTTTTTAAATAACTCTTTACTAAACGTCGCGCTGCCTTCCATCATGGTGGACTTAAATATCAAAGATTACTCGACTGTCCAATGGCTGGCAACTGGCTATATGCTGGTGAGCGGGGTCTTGATTCCTGCTTCGGCGTTCTTAGTCACACGTTTTTCTAACCGTATGTTATTTATTACGGCAATGGTTATTTTTACATTAGGTACTGCTTTGGCCGCCTTTGCGCCAAACTTCGGCCTATTGCTAACTGGTCGTATGATTCAGGCGGCTGGTTCCTCCGTTATGGGGCCACTGCTTATGAATATTATGCTTGTCAGCTTCCCGCGTGAAAAACGTGGTGCAGCGATGGGGATTTTTGGTCTGGTCATGATTACAGCGCCAGCTATCGGACCGACTTTGTCTGGTTATATCGTGGAATATTATGACTGGCGTGTATTGTTTGAAATGATTCTTCCATTGGCAGTAATCAGTGTCTTGCTGGCTGTCTGGAAACTAAAAAATGTCATGCCGCAAAATAAAGAAGCAACACTAGATTATTTATCAATTGTATTGTCTTCCATCGGTTTTGGCGGCTTGCTTTACGGCTTTAGTTCTGCAAGCTCTGATGGCTGGACTGATCCAGTTGTGTTGACAACTTTGATTGCAGGAGCGATTGCACTCGTTATTTTTGTTTTACGTCAATTGCGAATAGCGAAACCTTTGCTGGACCTTCGCGTTTATAAACATCCAATGTTTGCGCTAGGTTCTGTCATTTCAATTGTAAATGCCGTGGCGATGTTTTCCGGTATGATTTTAACACCAGCATATGTACAGAACGTACGTGGTATTTCACCGTTGGATTCCGGCTTAATGATGCTGCCTGGTGCGATTATTATGGGGCTGATGATGCCAATTACTGGTCGTCTTTTTGATAAATTCGGACCGCGTATCCTAGCAGCTGTCGGCTTAACAATTACGGCTGTTTCCACTTATATGCTGGCGAATCTGCAGCTCGATTCCAGCTATGCTTACATTATCGTTGTTTATACATTACGTATGTTCGGTATGTCTATGGTGATGATGCCAATTATGACAAATGGGTTGAATCAACTGCCAACTGCTTTGAACCCACACGGTACAGCGGTGAATAACACAGCACAGCAAGTATCTGGTTCCATCGGTACTGCCGTTCTTGTTACCATCATGAACTCTGTAACCAAGGACGAGGCGACAAACTTGATGGCAGGCGTAGATCCAGCAACTCTGACAGAAACAGCAACTGCTTTAATGACACAAAAAGCATTGCTTGCTGGTATTCATGCTTCCTTCTACGTAGCACTTGGTATTAACATCTTGGCATTGGTGCTTGCATTGTTTGTGAAGCGAGTAGATACAAGCAGTGAAGCTGTTGCAAAAATTGAAAAGCAAGACGTTGGTCAGGTCAAGCCTGCAAACTAA
- the dltD gene encoding D-alanyl-lipoteichoic acid biosynthesis protein DltD: MKRKYLFGPIILALVLFAGFVFVPASWLAKLVPADRLEEAAINLEPAMFQGTYLQSEMLKDASYVPIYGSSELSRWDPFHPSNYFETTDAAFTPYLIGKGGMTSIIHDVNFATHADQLKNKQIVIIVSPQWFVKHGTDEQHFAPNYSSLQAFQLPFNKDVDEQVKRKLMERLMTYDAVKNDTLLYQLYDAYLNDNKVLFTSLSVPAKAYLSMLQKKDLYFTLLKEKPTNRHQSDTVKNKSWEELRAQADIYGEKRTQHSQFYMDDKVYKHKQHYIKKMEGKNKGHSYAESLEYEDFQLMLDILQQAQAKPLFVVIPVNGAYYDYTGFPKQGREAYYDRIKKQISDSGFTYADYSGHEHDPYFMRDTIHIGWKGWVYLDEDIQEFLN; the protein is encoded by the coding sequence ATGAAGAGGAAGTATCTTTTCGGACCAATCATTCTTGCATTGGTCCTGTTTGCCGGATTTGTGTTCGTACCGGCATCATGGCTGGCTAAGTTAGTTCCAGCAGATCGTTTGGAAGAAGCAGCTATCAATCTGGAGCCTGCTATGTTCCAGGGAACATATTTACAAAGTGAAATGCTTAAAGATGCATCATATGTGCCGATTTATGGTTCTTCTGAACTGTCGCGCTGGGACCCATTTCATCCATCGAATTATTTCGAAACAACTGATGCTGCCTTTACACCTTATTTAATAGGAAAAGGTGGAATGACTTCTATTATTCATGATGTGAACTTTGCAACACATGCTGATCAACTGAAAAACAAGCAGATAGTAATTATCGTATCACCGCAATGGTTTGTTAAACATGGTACAGACGAGCAGCATTTTGCACCAAACTATTCTTCGCTGCAGGCATTTCAGCTGCCTTTCAACAAGGATGTAGACGAGCAGGTGAAACGAAAGTTGATGGAGCGTTTGATGACATACGACGCAGTTAAAAACGACACGTTGCTATATCAGTTGTATGATGCGTATCTGAATGACAACAAAGTGTTGTTTACTAGTTTATCAGTTCCTGCAAAAGCGTATCTATCCATGCTTCAGAAAAAAGATTTGTATTTCACACTTCTAAAAGAGAAGCCAACCAATCGGCATCAGTCAGATACAGTGAAGAACAAGTCATGGGAAGAACTGCGAGCCCAAGCCGATATATATGGTGAGAAACGGACACAGCACTCCCAATTCTATATGGATGATAAGGTGTATAAGCATAAGCAGCACTACATCAAGAAGATGGAAGGAAAGAATAAAGGGCATTCCTATGCGGAGTCACTTGAATATGAGGACTTCCAGCTGATGCTGGATATTCTCCAACAAGCACAAGCGAAACCATTGTTTGTTGTGATTCCTGTAAACGGTGCATACTACGATTACACCGGTTTTCCAAAGCAAGGAAGAGAAGCCTACTATGACCGAATTAAAAAACAGATTTCAGATAGCGGGTTTACTTACGCCGATTATTCCGGTCACGAACATGATCCGTATTTTATGCGGGACACAATTCATATCGGCTGGAAAGGCTGGGTTTATTTAGATGAGGATATACAAGAGTTCCTCAACTAG
- a CDS encoding ornithine--oxo-acid transaminase has product MKATDAQHLLQLTDQFGANNYHPLPIVISKAEGVWVEDTEGKRYMDMLSAYSAVNQGHRHPKVITALIEQAQKVTLTSRAFHNDQLGLWYEKMAAFTEKEMILPMNTGAEAVETAVKVARRWGYDVKGLADDQAEIIVCSGNFHGRTMTAVSLSSESAYRRGFGPMLPGIKIIPYGDLESLKAAITPNTAAFLLEPIQGEAGIIIPPDGYLKAASELCKEENVLFIADEIQVGLGRTGMRFACDWEDVVPDVYILGKALGGGVFPISCVAGDKQVLGVFNPGSHGSTFGGNPLACAVSIAALDVIEQEDLAARSNRLGTYLQEQLQQLASDKIKEVRGRGLFVGIELTEPARPYCEQLKELGVLCKETHETVIRIAPPLIITEDELEWAIDRLKQVLQ; this is encoded by the coding sequence ATGAAAGCTACAGATGCACAGCACTTGTTGCAGTTGACGGATCAGTTTGGGGCAAATAACTACCACCCGCTTCCTATCGTTATTTCGAAGGCAGAGGGCGTATGGGTGGAGGATACCGAGGGGAAGCGGTATATGGATATGCTGAGTGCCTATTCGGCAGTGAATCAAGGACACCGGCATCCGAAAGTCATCACAGCTCTGATCGAACAAGCGCAAAAGGTAACACTCACTTCCCGTGCCTTTCATAATGACCAGCTCGGGTTATGGTACGAAAAGATGGCAGCTTTCACTGAAAAAGAAATGATCTTACCAATGAATACTGGTGCCGAAGCAGTGGAGACAGCTGTTAAAGTTGCCAGGCGCTGGGGGTATGACGTCAAGGGCCTTGCGGACGACCAGGCAGAGATTATCGTCTGCAGCGGGAATTTCCATGGCCGGACAATGACGGCTGTGTCATTGTCTTCAGAATCTGCATATCGACGTGGATTTGGACCGATGCTGCCTGGTATTAAAATTATTCCTTACGGTGATTTGGAAAGCTTAAAGGCTGCCATCACGCCGAATACTGCAGCGTTCCTGCTGGAGCCGATTCAAGGAGAAGCGGGTATCATTATTCCGCCAGACGGCTATTTAAAAGCAGCTTCCGAGCTATGTAAAGAAGAAAATGTGTTGTTTATTGCGGATGAAATTCAAGTAGGTTTAGGACGTACAGGTATGCGGTTTGCCTGTGACTGGGAAGATGTTGTACCGGATGTATACATTCTAGGCAAAGCGCTTGGCGGCGGTGTGTTTCCTATTTCCTGTGTGGCGGGGGATAAGCAAGTGTTAGGGGTATTTAATCCTGGTTCGCACGGTTCTACGTTTGGCGGAAATCCGCTGGCATGTGCGGTATCCATTGCAGCACTGGACGTAATAGAACAGGAAGATCTTGCGGCGAGGTCCAATCGTCTTGGCACCTATCTTCAAGAACAGCTGCAGCAGCTGGCCTCGGACAAAATAAAAGAAGTTAGAGGAAGAGGCTTGTTTGTTGGAATAGAGCTAACCGAGCCTGCGCGACCGTACTGTGAACAACTCAAAGAACTAGGTGTGCTGTGCAAGGAAACACACGAAACTGTTATTCGAATCGCTCCGCCTCTAATTATCACCGAAGATGAGCTCGAATGGGCAATAGATAGATTGAAGCAAGTATTGCAGTAA
- a CDS encoding membrane-spanning protein has translation MKKTIIALSILFISFMLVSFVIEIKNGDTNSWTKGGGRVIMSALPLGLLFLQRTPFRVPHILGYYALLVCTFILGAIFHFYDTYKWWDVTLHVVGAMYVAWLGLAIYRYKVLRPSGIEISRWIIFLFVLGIAALGSAIWESIEFIGDMTVTSVMQRSRNKDTMTDLIAGLIGGVIVGILALFRNKPLEGKKV, from the coding sequence ATGAAAAAAACAATTATTGCGTTAAGCATCTTATTTATCAGCTTTATGCTAGTCTCTTTTGTAATAGAAATTAAAAATGGAGACACAAACTCTTGGACAAAAGGCGGCGGCCGGGTAATTATGAGTGCTTTGCCATTAGGATTGCTGTTTCTCCAGCGTACGCCATTTCGTGTGCCGCATATTTTGGGCTATTACGCCTTGCTCGTTTGTACCTTTATTTTAGGAGCTATCTTTCATTTTTATGATACATACAAATGGTGGGATGTCACATTGCATGTTGTTGGCGCTATGTATGTTGCATGGCTCGGTCTGGCTATATACCGTTATAAAGTACTGCGGCCATCAGGAATTGAGATTTCACGGTGGATTATCTTTCTTTTTGTGTTAGGTATAGCTGCTCTAGGGAGTGCCATTTGGGAAAGTATTGAATTTATTGGAGATATGACGGTAACGAGTGTGATGCAGCGAAGCAGAAACAAAGATACAATGACCGATTTGATTGCAGGGCTGATAGGTGGCGTGATCGTAGGGATTTTGGCTTTGTTTCGGAATAAGCCGCTGGAGGGGAAGAAGGTTTAA
- a CDS encoding GNAT family N-acetyltransferase encodes MNTYKVITTEEDFEKAKAMRTAVFVEEQGVAHEDEFDQFDVLGGACQHLLVFHDGEAVGTGRLRFVGDFGKLERICMRKEFRKHGLGRVIIESLEDLVRQAGKTKFKLHAQVQASGFYRKLGYVEASEVFDEDGIPHVVMEKQEKTATIL; translated from the coding sequence TTGAATACATACAAAGTCATTACAACGGAAGAAGATTTTGAGAAAGCAAAAGCGATGCGTACGGCAGTGTTTGTAGAAGAACAAGGTGTAGCGCATGAGGATGAATTTGATCAATTTGATGTGCTGGGCGGTGCTTGTCAGCATTTATTGGTTTTCCATGACGGAGAAGCTGTTGGAACAGGACGGCTTCGGTTTGTGGGAGATTTCGGAAAGCTGGAGCGTATTTGTATGCGGAAGGAATTTCGTAAGCATGGACTTGGACGCGTTATTATTGAGAGTCTAGAGGACCTTGTCCGTCAAGCTGGTAAAACAAAATTCAAGCTGCATGCACAAGTGCAGGCGAGCGGCTTTTACCGGAAGCTCGGTTATGTGGAAGCTTCCGAAGTTTTTGATGAAGACGGTATTCCACATGTGGTGATGGAGAAGCAGGAAAAAACGGCAACAATTCTATAA
- a CDS encoding aldo/keto reductase family oxidoreductase → MKLGASKLETAPIALGCMRMKDLNKQDALRVIETSKEAGITLYDHADIYGAGSSEETFSAALKESAVKREDIILQSKCGIRNGFFDFSKQHILSSVDGILERLQTDYLDVLLLHRPDALMEPEEVADAFGQLKESGKVRHFGVSNHQPYQIDLLKQYIKEDLIINQLQFSLMHTPLLDAGLNLNMQNRESVVRDAGVLPYSQLNEMTVQAWSPFQYGMIEGVFIDNPAYPGVNKVLQEVAETYNVSKSAIAIAWILRHPAKIQAVIGSMNPNRIHAISEAQNVKLTREEWYGLYRAAGNNLP, encoded by the coding sequence ATGAAATTAGGAGCAAGCAAACTTGAAACAGCTCCAATTGCGCTTGGCTGTATGCGAATGAAAGATCTAAATAAACAGGACGCTTTACGAGTAATTGAAACAAGTAAAGAGGCAGGCATCACTTTATATGATCACGCAGATATCTATGGTGCAGGATCATCAGAGGAAACATTTTCTGCGGCGCTGAAAGAAAGCGCGGTGAAGCGGGAGGATATTATTCTGCAATCGAAATGCGGCATTCGAAATGGTTTTTTTGATTTTTCGAAGCAGCATATCTTATCTAGTGTCGATGGAATACTGGAAAGGCTGCAGACAGACTATCTTGATGTACTTTTGCTGCATCGGCCAGATGCTTTAATGGAACCAGAAGAAGTAGCGGATGCGTTTGGGCAGCTGAAGGAAAGCGGAAAGGTAAGACATTTTGGTGTCAGCAATCATCAGCCCTATCAAATTGATCTGTTAAAGCAGTATATAAAAGAAGATCTTATTATCAATCAGCTGCAATTCAGTTTAATGCATACACCCCTGCTGGACGCCGGCTTGAATCTTAATATGCAAAACCGGGAATCAGTCGTGCGTGACGCTGGTGTACTGCCTTACAGCCAGCTGAATGAGATGACGGTGCAAGCTTGGTCGCCATTCCAATATGGCATGATTGAAGGCGTCTTTATCGATAACCCGGCATATCCAGGCGTCAACAAGGTATTGCAGGAGGTTGCTGAAACGTACAACGTTAGTAAATCGGCAATTGCTATTGCTTGGATATTGCGACATCCTGCCAAGATTCAAGCTGTTATTGGATCAATGAATCCAAATAGAATTCACGCCATTAGTGAAGCGCAGAACGTGAAGCTAACGAGGGAAGAATGGTACGGCCTTTACCGGGCTGCCGGCAATAATTTACCTTAA
- the dltC gene encoding D-alanine--poly(phosphoribitol) ligase subunit DltC codes for MEFKEKVLQVIAEVCEDDVVKEEHDMDIFDAGLIDSFATVELLVQFEEQLAINVPITEFDRDTWNTPNAIVDRLNELK; via the coding sequence ATGGAATTTAAAGAGAAAGTACTACAAGTGATTGCAGAAGTTTGTGAAGATGATGTGGTAAAAGAAGAGCATGATATGGATATCTTCGACGCAGGATTGATTGATTCCTTCGCGACAGTAGAATTACTTGTTCAATTTGAAGAGCAGCTAGCTATCAATGTACCAATTACTGAATTCGACCGAGATACATGGAACACACCAAATGCGATTGTAGATCGTTTAAATGAGCTGAAATAA
- a CDS encoding TetR/AcrR family transcriptional regulator: protein MPKQTFLQLPEEKQRTLIDAAKKEFSRVPLHEASIANIIKGAGIPRGSFYQYFEDKEDLYYFLLNQLSQENNKKITAILKEKNGDLLGTLEDAFRHMISLRHDPEHGELLNHAFRNMNYRKENTMANSMYKESLKNERSQTLELVDTSYLNIKDKQELLHIIKIVGAITFHNLVQVFVHDLTEEEAIANYTTQIDLIKRGLQRKEDM, encoded by the coding sequence ATGCCAAAACAAACGTTTCTTCAATTACCAGAAGAAAAACAACGAACATTAATAGATGCAGCTAAGAAAGAATTTTCACGTGTACCTCTCCACGAAGCATCTATCGCTAACATTATAAAAGGTGCGGGTATACCGAGAGGCAGCTTTTATCAATATTTTGAGGATAAGGAAGATCTTTATTATTTTCTGCTGAATCAGCTGTCTCAAGAGAATAATAAAAAGATAACAGCTATTCTGAAGGAGAAGAATGGCGACCTGCTAGGGACGTTGGAGGATGCATTCCGTCATATGATTTCTTTGCGTCATGACCCAGAACACGGCGAGCTGTTAAATCATGCTTTTCGTAACATGAACTATCGCAAAGAAAATACGATGGCCAACAGCATGTATAAAGAAAGCTTAAAAAATGAGCGATCTCAGACATTAGAATTGGTAGATACCTCTTATTTGAATATAAAAGATAAGCAGGAATTGTTGCATATCATCAAGATTGTCGGTGCAATTACGTTTCATAATCTTGTTCAGGTATTTGTTCATGATTTGACGGAAGAAGAGGCGATTGCGAATTATACGACGCAGATTGACTTAATAAAAAGAGGTCTGCAAAGAAAAGAGGATATGTGA
- the dltB gene encoding D-alanyl-lipoteichoic acid biosynthesis protein DltB encodes MTPYSSFFFFIILGLLLLPTMILGILGKRLRYYNVFVSIIVLAIIFSEGSAGFLSLVAFTALQLLLIKGYIAYRQKKNSSLVFYVMSMLSILPLILSKVLPILAVDNWASFLGISYLTFRAVQIIIETRDGLMKQQLSIYQLVYFMLFYPTISSGPIDRFRRFQKDEEMRWTPEEYKELLYKGINKIFLGFLYKFIIGYSINTYFIMNLDQIADGKFTYHLLYMYSYSLYLFFDFAGYTAFAVGVSYIMGIRSPENFNKPFISRNIKDFWNRWHMSLSFWFRDYVFMRFVFLMKKKKWIQNKMLVSNLGYILLFLLMGVWHGLAIQYIIYGAYHALMMTGFNFFETWNKKHKRWPTGRMMTVVSIVITFHVVCFGFYLFSGRPFQ; translated from the coding sequence ATGACCCCGTATAGTTCCTTCTTTTTCTTTATTATTCTAGGTCTCTTGCTGCTGCCGACAATGATTCTCGGCATATTGGGCAAGCGCCTTCGGTATTACAATGTATTCGTCTCCATTATTGTATTGGCTATTATATTTTCAGAAGGAAGCGCAGGTTTTCTCTCGTTAGTTGCCTTTACAGCTCTGCAGCTGCTACTAATCAAAGGCTACATTGCTTATAGGCAGAAAAAGAATAGCAGTCTCGTATTCTATGTAATGAGTATGCTGTCCATCCTGCCATTGATCTTATCAAAGGTGTTACCGATATTGGCAGTGGATAATTGGGCGAGCTTCCTCGGTATCTCTTATCTTACATTTCGAGCTGTCCAAATCATTATCGAAACAAGAGATGGTTTAATGAAGCAGCAGCTGTCTATTTATCAGCTTGTTTATTTTATGCTGTTTTACCCGACCATCTCGTCAGGTCCGATTGACCGTTTCCGCCGCTTTCAGAAAGATGAAGAAATGCGCTGGACGCCGGAGGAATACAAGGAACTGCTCTATAAAGGAATTAACAAGATTTTCCTTGGATTTTTATATAAGTTCATTATTGGCTACAGCATCAATACGTACTTCATTATGAATCTTGATCAGATAGCAGATGGTAAGTTTACGTATCATTTGCTGTACATGTACAGCTACAGCTTGTACTTATTCTTCGACTTTGCCGGTTATACAGCGTTTGCAGTCGGAGTGAGCTATATAATGGGAATACGCTCGCCGGAGAACTTTAATAAGCCATTCATCAGCCGCAACATCAAAGATTTCTGGAACCGCTGGCATATGTCGCTTTCGTTCTGGTTTCGTGATTATGTGTTCATGCGCTTCGTCTTTTTGATGAAGAAGAAAAAATGGATACAAAACAAAATGCTCGTCTCGAATTTAGGGTATATCCTGCTGTTCCTGCTGATGGGAGTGTGGCATGGATTAGCCATTCAATACATCATCTATGGTGCATACCACGCCTTGATGATGACCGGTTTTAATTTCTTTGAGACTTGGAATAAAAAACATAAACGCTGGCCAACAGGCAGAATGATGACGGTTGTGTCAATCGTCATTACTTTTCATGTTGTCTGTTTCGGATTTTATCTGTTTTCGGGCAGACCATTTCAATAA
- the dltA gene encoding D-alanine--poly(phosphoribitol) ligase subunit DltA, with product MRLLTRIAQHAASNPEQAAFRTDDNVLTYGVLWDRASRLASFIHAAQLGRQTPIVVYGHMGADMPVSFLACVQAGHPYIPVDTSIPMERMRLIVEKSGAQLVINTTDSVLDLNHVAVLHMQTLHLETEQFIGEEHWVQLDEVFYIIYTSGSTGNPKGVQITAANLQSFTDWMTGDFPLHQGKVFLNQAPFSFDLSVMDFYPALQSGGTVHALEKEVINKPKLLFESLSHSSVQVWTSTPSFVQMCLPNPDFNEKMLPKLELFLFCGEVLPLAVAKELKKRFPSARIFNTYGPTEATVAVTSVEITGEFLEKKAALPVGYVKPDMRILVVDEAGNPLADGEKGELILAGPSVSKGYLGEPLLTENAFGIINGMAAYRTGDAGFMQDGLVYCQGRLDYQIKLHGYRMELEEIEFHLNQSAYIKAALIIPHAPNEEIEYLIAAVVPADHNFEKEYQLTAAIRKDLALRLPAYMIPRKFTYHTAIPMTMNGKADRKGMKEEVFA from the coding sequence ATGAGACTTTTAACACGCATTGCACAGCATGCAGCAAGCAACCCAGAGCAGGCAGCATTTCGGACAGACGACAACGTGCTGACTTACGGAGTGCTTTGGGACAGGGCAAGCAGACTGGCAAGTTTTATACACGCCGCGCAGCTTGGTCGGCAGACGCCAATTGTTGTGTATGGTCATATGGGAGCTGATATGCCGGTATCCTTCCTCGCCTGTGTACAGGCTGGCCACCCTTATATTCCGGTCGATACATCCATTCCAATGGAACGGATGCGTCTTATCGTGGAAAAATCCGGTGCACAATTAGTAATCAATACGACAGATAGCGTACTGGACCTGAATCATGTTGCTGTTTTACATATGCAGACACTGCATTTGGAAACAGAACAGTTTATCGGTGAAGAACACTGGGTGCAGCTAGATGAAGTGTTTTATATCATTTATACCTCCGGCAGTACCGGAAATCCAAAAGGCGTTCAAATAACTGCTGCAAATCTGCAGTCTTTCACAGATTGGATGACAGGTGACTTTCCATTACATCAAGGGAAAGTATTCTTGAATCAGGCACCATTTTCATTTGATTTGTCTGTCATGGATTTTTATCCTGCGCTGCAAAGCGGTGGAACTGTGCATGCATTGGAGAAAGAAGTAATCAATAAGCCTAAGCTTTTGTTTGAGAGCTTGAGTCATTCTAGCGTACAAGTATGGACATCGACTCCTTCTTTCGTACAAATGTGTCTCCCAAATCCGGATTTTAATGAAAAGATGCTTCCGAAGCTTGAGTTATTCCTGTTCTGCGGGGAAGTACTGCCGCTTGCGGTGGCCAAAGAACTGAAAAAACGTTTCCCAAGTGCAAGGATTTTTAATACGTATGGACCGACCGAAGCAACAGTTGCCGTGACATCTGTTGAGATTACCGGCGAATTTCTTGAAAAGAAAGCAGCACTGCCGGTTGGGTATGTGAAACCTGATATGCGTATTCTCGTTGTGGACGAAGCGGGTAATCCGCTGGCTGATGGCGAAAAAGGAGAGCTTATCCTTGCAGGTCCGAGTGTGTCAAAAGGCTATCTTGGAGAGCCGCTGCTGACGGAGAATGCATTTGGCATCATAAACGGAATGGCTGCCTATCGTACTGGAGATGCGGGCTTTATGCAGGACGGATTGGTGTACTGCCAAGGTCGGCTGGATTATCAAATCAAACTGCATGGCTATCGGATGGAGCTGGAAGAGATTGAGTTCCACCTGAATCAATCTGCGTACATAAAGGCTGCACTTATTATTCCGCATGCACCGAATGAGGAAATTGAATACTTGATTGCAGCAGTTGTACCAGCAGATCATAATTTTGAAAAAGAATACCAGCTGACAGCTGCTATTCGTAAGGATCTTGCCTTGCGTTTGCCAGCATACATGATTCCGCGGAAATTCACGTATCACACTGCAATTCCGATGACGATGAATGGAAAAGCAGACCGTAAGGGAATGAAGGAAGAGGTATTCGCATGA